The Proteiniborus sp. DW1 genome contains the following window.
AACATATACTTTTGCTCCTGGGTTATATCTATTTAAATAAATACACGTTGCCTCACCTGAGGTTAAAATATTCTCTTTCTTTGCATATATACCAAGCCTATTTAGTTTATCCACATAGTCTTTTGCTGACTTAGAGGAGTTATTTGTAACAAATAGGTACTTCTTGTTTTGTTTCTCTAAAAGCTCTAGAAACTCTTTTGTGCCTTCTATCAACTTATCTCCTAAATATATAGTTCCATCCATATCTAAAATAAAGCACTTCTTATTCTTAAGCTCCATTTGATTCAACTCCAATTTATTTTTCCCTAAAGGGTATATATATTTATATCCAATAATAATATTATCAGAAAAGAAGCTTTTCTGCATTAAGATTATGGCCTAATCCGATTGTCCTGGATGCTTTTTTCAAAAGAATAGTTGGTAAGTCAAACTGGATGAGAAGCAGATTTATGCGAGCGTTAACGCACAAATAAGTTTGCGTTTTGAAACTGTGGAGAATGACCTAGCCTCATTAGTTGGTCTAAAGTGTAACTAATTTGTCATACAATTTTCATGAAATATGATGTATTATGAATTTAGCTAGAAATTTTACACTGAAATAATGCTATATTACTAGGAGGTAAAAAATGAAAAAAATAGTAGCACTCATACTTATAATAACTGTTATATTGAATCTTTCTCTTATAAATAAAACTCTTAGTATTGAAATGTCTATGTTAAATGATGATATTGGTGATGTACTGAACAATGAAGATAATGACGATGTCGGTAATAACGACAGTGAAAACAATAGTACTGACTACAACACTGGCATTGTATCAGAGACTGACTCTAATGATTCTGATAATGTCGAAAATATCCATGATCCAAATAATGGTGATGGTGATGAAATAGAGCCAAAAGATAGCTCTAACTTAGAGGGTAGCCAGCCTAATGAAAATCTCGATGGCACTGACGAACCGACTACAGAACTTCCAAGTTCTCCAACAGCTCCAACGGAAGATGAACCTGTTGAGGCTGATACTTCTCCTGTAAAGCCTGAAGTAGTAGCACCACCAAAACCAACGCAAAGATTTATTAACACTTTAAACAAAGAAAATGCGTGGTCTAACAAAACAGTTTATTTAACATTTGACGATGGCCCTAGCTCTCTAACCACTCAAGTATTAGATTTGCTTAAAAAAGAAAATATTAAAGCCACTTTCTTTGTCATAGGTACAAAAACAGACGAAGGGAAAAATATTCTTAAGAGAATATCCGATGAAGGACATTCTATAGGTAACCATACTTTTAGTCATAATTACAATTTCATATATAAAAGTGTAGATAACTTTTTCGATGATTTATATAAAAATGAAAATATTATATATGAAAGTACAGGTAAGCGACCAAAAATTATCAGATTTCCAGGTGGGTCAAATAATGCTACAACCAAAACTGAAACAGGTAAAAAAGTAATAAATGATATCCTAGATAGGCTGGCAGAGGAAGGATATGTTCATTTTGATTGGAATGCTAGTAGTGGAGATGCTTCTGCTATTCCGGCTTCTGTTGATGACATAGTCAACAATACATTAACTTGGATTAGTAGGCATAATACTGCAATAGTGCTTTTTCACGATACAGCTTCTAAGACTAATACCTTGAAAGCTCTTCCTACAATAATAGAAAAACTTAAGTTCTTAGGATGTAAGTTTGAAGTCCTAACTACTAGCTCTCCACACATAGCTTTTGTAAAGAGCAACAATAGTATCGAAGCAGTTCCTGCTAGTACTGATCCAGATCCATATAATATTGATATCCTTCCTAATAACGGCCTACACAATGATAGAAAGCCTTCTCATGTAATTAAAAAGCTTATGAAGTTAGAGATGGAAGTAGAGAAAAGATTCTTAGAAAGCAGATATTAGTCCAAATTATTTAGAACTAAAAAAATACATTGGGCCAAGAGATAGCCCAATGTATTTTTTAACTGAATATTAGCTTTCTATTTTTTCTTCCGGTTGTTCTGGTAACGGTACTTCTATAGGTTCTACAGGTATTGTAGGCTCTACAGGCTCTTCGGGTACTATTGACTCCTCAATATCATTGTCGTCATTTTTAAAATACCAGGTTCTAACTAGCCTAGCATTAACAGTTATAGTTCCTCCTGCTATAACATCAATGTAGCCACTAGCTGAGTAATAGCCTGATGCTCCTACGGTCATATATTGACTTCCTGCTGGCACATTATTTAGTGTATAGTATCCATATGAATCTGTATATGTTGTTTTATCTCCAACAGAAACCCTAGCATAAGATATTCCAGAACCACTATAATAATCAACTACTCTTCCTGTTACTGTTCCTGTTTGAACTACATTTTCACGCTTCATTGTACCATTTACTGTTACTGTCCTATTTGCTTCTATAGTTACACTTCCGGAAACTGCTTGATATCCATCTGCTGTAACTGTTATTTGCTGAGTACCTACAGGGATATTATTTATTGTATAGTATCCAGAATTATCGGTAATTCCATATAAAGATGTACCACTTATAGATACTCTTGCTCCTGATATTCCATATCCTGTATCATAATCTGTTATTCTTCCTGTCATTGAACCTGTTTGAACTGGATCTGGTATTTCTCCGGCCCCAGCTGCTTCTACTGCACTAAGTGCATTTACTAGTCCGTATCCATATCCCATATTAGGAGAGCTTGGATAACTATTATCTGTTAATGGAGTTGCAGTTTCTTTAATGATAGCTTCAATTTGGGAAACAGATAGATTTGGATTTGCTTGCACTATTAGTGCTACTACTCCTGCAATATGTGGTGCTGCCATTGATGTTCCGTTCCAGCCTCCTTGATATCCGTTTGGTACTGATGAACGAATATTAACTCCTGGAGCAGAAATATCTGGTTTAATTAGACTTCTATCATATGGAGAAGGTCCCTTGAGAGAAAATGTTGCTCTTCTATTATTACTATCAGTAGCTGCCACAGCAAAGCTTTCTGGATAGTTTGCAGGACATGCTATTGAGCCCGCTGGTGGCTCACCAGAAGATCTATGGTTTCCTGCTGCAAATACAGGTACTATTCCTGCTGCTCTCCACGCTCTGACAACATCTCTATACCAGTCATTCATCTCAGCGCCTCCGCCCCAGGAATTGTTAATAACGTCTGGAGCATTTGCAGCACTTCCACCTGGTCTGAGCATCCATTGGCCTGCATCTATCAAATCACTACTACTTCCAC
Protein-coding sequences here:
- a CDS encoding S8 family serine peptidase, producing the protein MYKKIKNLIPILLVILLTIGSFTSFAETLNNQNAIQNEILKDKISLQINERFESGEKIVPVMVKLKEQADIEEVSKNTIYSLNARNLDKNEIELATREAVIESLENTANKTQKNLLAYLRLEEGKGNVEEYKSFYIANMVYVKATKAVIERIALMDEVEHVYYDEKVYLFDVVINEEEIEKAIEESEEFGSIELIDIEEDTEDGGKIEIIEDDSIIDAQAVSPSDIEWNIKQINADDVWNTYGIDGSGVVVATIDSGVVWDHPALKNKYRGYNAATGTVDHSASWYDAYAGRTTPYDDSSSPHGTHVMGTILGQEASGRNAIGVAPGAKFIAAKGLGPYGGSSSDLIDAGQWMLRPGGSAANAPDVINNSWGGGAEMNDWYRDVVRAWRAAGIVPVFAAGNHRSSGEPPAGSIACPANYPESFAVAATDSNNRRATFSLKGPSPYDRSLIKPDISAPGVNIRSSVPNGYQGGWNGTSMAAPHIAGVVALIVQANPNLSVSQIEAIIKETATPLTDNSYPSSPNMGYGYGLVNALSAVEAAGAGEIPDPVQTGSMTGRITDYDTGYGISGARVSISGTSLYGITDNSGYYTINNIPVGTQQITVTADGYQAVSGSVTIEANRTVTVNGTMKRENVVQTGTVTGRVVDYYSGSGISYARVSVGDKTTYTDSYGYYTLNNVPAGSQYMTVGASGYYSASGYIDVIAGGTITVNARLVRTWYFKNDDNDIEESIVPEEPVEPTIPVEPIEVPLPEQPEEKIES
- a CDS encoding polysaccharide deacetylase family protein — translated: MKKIVALILIITVILNLSLINKTLSIEMSMLNDDIGDVLNNEDNDDVGNNDSENNSTDYNTGIVSETDSNDSDNVENIHDPNNGDGDEIEPKDSSNLEGSQPNENLDGTDEPTTELPSSPTAPTEDEPVEADTSPVKPEVVAPPKPTQRFINTLNKENAWSNKTVYLTFDDGPSSLTTQVLDLLKKENIKATFFVIGTKTDEGKNILKRISDEGHSIGNHTFSHNYNFIYKSVDNFFDDLYKNENIIYESTGKRPKIIRFPGGSNNATTKTETGKKVINDILDRLAEEGYVHFDWNASSGDASAIPASVDDIVNNTLTWISRHNTAIVLFHDTASKTNTLKALPTIIEKLKFLGCKFEVLTTSSPHIAFVKSNNSIEAVPASTDPDPYNIDILPNNGLHNDRKPSHVIKKLMKLEMEVEKRFLESRY